CTGACCGCCCCGGGCGGGTCGGGACGGGACGGGGCGGGGCGGGTCCGGTGGCGGGGAGGTCGGTGTCCGAAAAGCGGGCGCGGTGGTCGGAGGCGGCGGGTACAGTCCGGAAAGACCGGTCCGGGGGGACGGCGGCCTGCCCGGACGACAACCGCACCGGAGAGGCCACTTGATGGACGACACGACGCGCTGCCCGTACCGGCTCGACCCCGAGGGCGCCGACCTGCAGGCCGAGAGTGCCGCCCTGCGCGCGGTCGGGCCGGCCGCGCCGATCGAACTGCCCGGCGGCGTCCCCGCCTGGTCCGTCACCGACCCCGCCCTGATCAGGCGGCTGCTCACCGACCCCCGGATCTCCAAGGACGCCTCCCGGCACTGGGTCGCCGACCTGGCGGGCGAGGTGCCCGCCGACTGGTCGCTGCGGATGTGGACCGACGTCCGCAACGCCCTCACCGCGTACGGGCCGGAGCACGCCCGGCTGCGCCGCCTGATCAGCCCCGCCTTCGCCACCCGCCGCATCCGCGCCCTCGCCCCCGGGATCGAGCAGATCGCCGCCGGGCTGCTGGACCGCCTCGCCGAGCGGCCCGAAGGCGAAGTCGTCGACCTGCGGGCCGAGTTCACCTGGGTGCTGCCGCTGATGGTGGTCAACACCCTGCTCGGCGTGCCCGAGGAGATGCACGGCGCCTTCCGCTCCACCATCGGCCGCCTCTTCGAGACCGGCACCCCTCCCGAGCAGGCCCTCCGCAACGCCGAGGCCGTCTACACCCAACTCGCCCTGCTGGCCGAGGCCAAGCGCAAGGAACCCGGCGAGGACGTCACCACCGTGCTCATCCAGGCCCGCGACGAGGAGACCAGCACCGGCCTCGACGAGCGCGAACTCCTGGACAACCTGCTGCTGTTGATCGGCGCCGGCCACGAGACCACCGTCAACCTGCTCGGCAACGCCGTCATCCAACTCCTCAGCCACCCGGACCAGTTGGAGCAGCTGAAGGCCGACCCGGCCCGCTGGCCCGACGCCGTCGAGGAGACCCTGCGCCATCAGCCGGCGGTCGCCAACATCCTCGCGCGCTTCGCCGTCGAGGACATCCACGACGAGGCCACCGGCCTCACCTTCGCCCGCGGCGACCTGCTGGTGATCAACTTCCTGACCGCCGGCCGGGACACCGCCCTGCACGGCGAGGACGCCGCCCACTACGACCACACCCGGGCCACCCGCCGCGACCACCTCTCCTTCGGCCACGGCGTGCACTACTGCCTCGGCGCCGAACTCGCCCGCCTGGAGTCCCGGATCGCCCTCGCCGCCCTCTTCGAGCGCTTCCCCCGCCTCACCCTCGCCGTCCCCGCCGCCGAGCTGCGCCCCCTGCCGTCCTTCATCTCCAACGGCCCGCGCGAACTGCCCGTGCTGCTCCACGGCCGCGCCTGAGCTGCTCCACGGCCGCGCCTGAGCGGTCCGGCGAGGCCGGGCCCCCGCTGACCGGCCCCGGTCAGCCGCCGTCCGCCCGGGCGGCCAGGGCCGGCGCAGGCCGCCGCGCAGCCGGGCGGAGGCGCCGGGGAGGCGGCCGAGGGGCAGCAGTTCCTCCGGCCGCAGCTCCGGGCGCTCCGCCAGGGCCAGCACGGCGGCGTACGGGCGGGCGCCGGCCGCCAGGCGGGCGGCGGTGGCGTCCAGGACGACCCGCAGGGCGGGGCGGTCCGTCGCCGGATGCTCGGCCAGCAGGACCAGCAGGAAGTTGTCGTTCCACGGGCCGTGCTCGGCCGGGACCTCGCGGCAGCGGGCGGCGAGGGCGAACAGCGCGTCGGCCCGGGTACGCGGGTTGGCCGCCACCGCCTGCCGGACGAACGGGTACTCCGATCCGGCCAGTTGGCGCAGGACCTCGGGGTCCTGCGAGGACTCGGCCAGGTCGAAGGAGTGGTAGGGGGTGCGCACGGAGCCTCCCGTCCGGATGCCAGGAGCCGCCATCCTGCCGGACGGCCCGGCCCGGGGTGGGCGGATCGCGCAATCCGGGGCGGGCGGAGCGCAGGGTCGTCCGAAAATCGCTTGCCCCGGCCCCCGCGCCCGCCAATGATCCGTCCATGGACCACGTGATACGAGCCGTGACCGGCGAGGACTGGCGCCGGGTCAAGGAACTGCGCCTGGCGGCCCTGCGGGACCCGGTCGCCGGGATCGCCTTCCTGGACACGTACGACAGCGCCGCCGCCAGGCAGGACGAGCACTGGCAGGAGCGGGCGGCCGGCTCCCGCGGCGAGGCGATCGTGCAGCAGTTCGTCGCCGAGCGGCCGGACGGCGGCTGGGACGGATCGGTGACGGTGCTGATCGAGCGGGCCGGCCGGACGGACGCCCTCGGCGCCCCGACCGACGTCGACCAGGCCCACCTGGTCGGCGTGTTCGTCCGCCCCGAGCAGCGCGGCACCGGCCTGGCCCGGGCCCTGTTCGACGCGGCGATCGCGTTCGCCCACGGCCTCGACGAGCCGGAGATCACCCGCGTCCGCCTCTACGTGCACCAGGACAACCGGCGCGCCGAGGCCTTCTACCGGAAGATCGGCTTCACCCGCAGCGGCCGCTCCGTCCCCGTCCCGGGCGACGGGTCGTCCGTCGAGCGCGAACTCGTCCTCGGCGAGCACCGTCCCGGCGGAGACCGCTGAGCCCCCTCGGGCGCGGTGCACGCCGCCGGCTCCGGGACGCCAGCCGCTGAGGACCTTCCAGGCCCTCGTGCGGGAGGCGGGGCGCTCGACCCGCCGGGCGCCCACCTCCCGTGTCCGGGGGCCCTGCGTGGTGCCGGGCGGAATCCGGTGGCGCCGCCCCGGGCCGCGGGCGGCGTTCGCGCCGGTCGCCGGGGGGCGGGATTCCGGGTGGGGCGGGTCAGTCCTTGCGGCCCGTCGCGGCGACGGTGACGCCCAGGCCGATCATGGCGATCCCGCCGACTCCGCCGACCAGGGAGAGCCGCCGGGGCGAGCGGGCGAACCAGCCGCGGGCGGTGGCCGCGACCAGGCCCCAGGCCATGTCGGACACCACGGCGATGAGGTTGAAGACCAGGCCCAGCAGCAGCATCTGCGCCGGGACGCGGCCCTGGTCGCGGTCGACGAACTGCGGCAGCACCGCGGCGAAGAACACGATGGTCTTGGGGTTGGTCACGCCGACGGTGAACCCCTCCCAGAACGTCCGCAGGCCGCCCCGGGCGGCTCCCGCCTCGCTGAACGCCGCCCGCAGCGAGCCGCGCTCGCGCCACGCCCTGACGCCGAGGAACACCAGGTAGCCGGCCCCCGCCAGCTTGAGCAGCGTGAAGAGCAGGACCGAGCGCTCCACCACCGCGCCCACCCCGAACGCCACGGCCACGACCAGGGCGTACGCGCCGGTGCTGTTGCCCGCGACCGTGGTCAGCGCGGCGCGCCGCCCCTGCGCCAGCGCCCGCCCGATCACGAACAGCACGCTCGGGCCGGGGATCACGATCAGCAGGAACGACATGGCAGCGAAGGCGAGCAGACGGTCGGCAGACACCATGGAGGTCATGGAAGCACGGGGGAGGCCCGCCCCGCCAGCGGTTTTCCGGTTCGAGACTTTACCAAAGCTTTACTGACGGACCGTCAGTTCCCGCTCCCCGCACCACCTTTGCTCCGGTCCACCATCCGGGACGACTGGCCGGGGCCGGGGTCCGCGCAGTAATTTAGTTCACATCAGCTAACTATCATCACGGCTTCCCAGGGGGCGGCAGGAGATGGCGGACGTGGACACGAAGAAACGGTGGATCGGCGCGGACCACCCGCGCTACAAGTGGGTGGCGCTCTCCAACACCACCCTCGGCATGCTGATCGCGACGATCAACTCCTCGATCGTGCTGATCTCGCTGCCGGCGATCTTCAACGGCATCCACCTCAACCCGCTGGAGCCGGGCAACGTCAGCTACCTGCTGTGGATGCTGATGGGCTACATGCTGGTCACGGCGGTGCTGGTGGTCACGCTGGGGCGGCTCGGCGACATCTGGGGGCGGGTGCGGATCTACAACGCCGGCTTCCTGATCTTCACCATCACCTCGGTGATCCTCTCGCTCGACCCGATGGACGGCGGCGGCGGCGCGCTCTGGCTGATCGGCTGGCGGGTGATCCAGGCCGTCGGCGGCGCCATGCTGATGGCCAACTCCGCGGCCATCATCACCGACGCCTTCCCGGCCCGGCAGCGCGGCATGGCGCTCGGCGTCAACATGGTCGCCGCGATCGCCGGCTCCTTCATCGGCCTCGTCCTCGGCGGCGTGCTCGCCGAGTGGAACTGGCGCTCGATCTTCTGGGTCAACGTCCCGATCGGCATCATCGGCACCGTTTGGGCCTACCGCTCGCTGCACGAGACCGGCGTCCGCCGCCCCGGGAAGATCGACTGGTGGGGCAACGTCACCTTCGCCGTCGGCCTCACCGCGCTGCTCGCCGGCATCACCTACGGCATCCAGCCGTACGGCGGCCACACCATGGGCTGGACCAACCCCTGGGTGCTGGCCGGCCTGATCGGCGGCGCCGCCGTCCTGATCGCGTTCTGCGTGATCGAGACGAAGGTCGCCGAACCGATGTTCCCGCTGCGCCTGTTCCGCGACCCGGTGTTCGCGGGCGGCAACCTGGCGACGCTGCTCGGCTCGATCGCCCGCGGCGGCCTGCAGTTCATGCTGATCGTCTGGCTGCAGGGCATCTGGCTGCCGCTGCACGGCTACGACTACGAGGACACCCCGCTGTGGGCGGGCATCTACCTGGTGCCGCTGACCATCGGCTTCCTGGCCGCCGGACCGATCGCCGGCTACCTCTCGGACCGCTTCGGCGCCCGGCTGTTCGCGGCCGGCGGCCTGGTCGTGATGGCGGCCTCGTTCGCCGGACTGCTGATCCTGCCCACCGACTTCGGGTACGTCTGGTTCGCCCTGCTGGTGTTCCTCAACGGCCTCGGCGGCGGCCTGTTCGCCGCCCCGAACACCGCGCTGGTGATGTCCAGCGTCCCGGCCGCCGACCGCGGCGCCGCCTCCGGCATGCGGGCGACGTTCCAGAACGCCGGCATGGTGCTGTCCATCGGCATCTTCTTCTCGCTGATGGTCGCCGGCCTGGCCGGCTCGCTCCCGCAGACCCTCACCGGCGGCCTCACCGGACAGGGCGTCTCGGCGGCCGACGCCCATGCGGTGGCCCAACTCCCGCCCGTCGGCATGCTGTTCGCGGCCTTCCTGGGCTACAACCCGATCCACGAACTGCTCGGCCCGCAGGTGCTCTCCGGCCTGCCCGCCTCCAACGCCCAGACCCTCACCGGACGGGACTTCTTCCCGCACCTGATCTCCGGACCGTTCCACGACGGCCTGATGGTGGTCTTCTCGCTCGCCATCGCGATGTCGCTGGTCGCCGCCCTGGCCTCGCTGCTGCGCGGCCGCCGAACCGGTACCGTCGGCGACGGCCCCGAGGACGGGACGAGCTCCGTCCCGGACGGGGACGCCGCGGTCTCCCGGGGCGCGGCGTGACGTGAACGAGACGGCGGAACAGGGGAGTTCG
The window above is part of the Kitasatospora sp. NA04385 genome. Proteins encoded here:
- a CDS encoding cytochrome P450; the protein is MDDTTRCPYRLDPEGADLQAESAALRAVGPAAPIELPGGVPAWSVTDPALIRRLLTDPRISKDASRHWVADLAGEVPADWSLRMWTDVRNALTAYGPEHARLRRLISPAFATRRIRALAPGIEQIAAGLLDRLAERPEGEVVDLRAEFTWVLPLMVVNTLLGVPEEMHGAFRSTIGRLFETGTPPEQALRNAEAVYTQLALLAEAKRKEPGEDVTTVLIQARDEETSTGLDERELLDNLLLLIGAGHETTVNLLGNAVIQLLSHPDQLEQLKADPARWPDAVEETLRHQPAVANILARFAVEDIHDEATGLTFARGDLLVINFLTAGRDTALHGEDAAHYDHTRATRRDHLSFGHGVHYCLGAELARLESRIALAALFERFPRLTLAVPAAELRPLPSFISNGPRELPVLLHGRA
- a CDS encoding GNAT family N-acetyltransferase, yielding MDHVIRAVTGEDWRRVKELRLAALRDPVAGIAFLDTYDSAAARQDEHWQERAAGSRGEAIVQQFVAERPDGGWDGSVTVLIERAGRTDALGAPTDVDQAHLVGVFVRPEQRGTGLARALFDAAIAFAHGLDEPEITRVRLYVHQDNRRAEAFYRKIGFTRSGRSVPVPGDGSSVERELVLGEHRPGGDR
- a CDS encoding MFS transporter, encoding MADVDTKKRWIGADHPRYKWVALSNTTLGMLIATINSSIVLISLPAIFNGIHLNPLEPGNVSYLLWMLMGYMLVTAVLVVTLGRLGDIWGRVRIYNAGFLIFTITSVILSLDPMDGGGGALWLIGWRVIQAVGGAMLMANSAAIITDAFPARQRGMALGVNMVAAIAGSFIGLVLGGVLAEWNWRSIFWVNVPIGIIGTVWAYRSLHETGVRRPGKIDWWGNVTFAVGLTALLAGITYGIQPYGGHTMGWTNPWVLAGLIGGAAVLIAFCVIETKVAEPMFPLRLFRDPVFAGGNLATLLGSIARGGLQFMLIVWLQGIWLPLHGYDYEDTPLWAGIYLVPLTIGFLAAGPIAGYLSDRFGARLFAAGGLVVMAASFAGLLILPTDFGYVWFALLVFLNGLGGGLFAAPNTALVMSSVPAADRGAASGMRATFQNAGMVLSIGIFFSLMVAGLAGSLPQTLTGGLTGQGVSAADAHAVAQLPPVGMLFAAFLGYNPIHELLGPQVLSGLPASNAQTLTGRDFFPHLISGPFHDGLMVVFSLAIAMSLVAALASLLRGRRTGTVGDGPEDGTSSVPDGDAAVSRGAA
- a CDS encoding LysE family translocator, which encodes MVSADRLLAFAAMSFLLIVIPGPSVLFVIGRALAQGRRAALTTVAGNSTGAYALVVAVAFGVGAVVERSVLLFTLLKLAGAGYLVFLGVRAWRERGSLRAAFSEAGAARGGLRTFWEGFTVGVTNPKTIVFFAAVLPQFVDRDQGRVPAQMLLLGLVFNLIAVVSDMAWGLVAATARGWFARSPRRLSLVGGVGGIAMIGLGVTVAATGRKD